A single genomic interval of Oryza sativa Japonica Group chromosome 7, ASM3414082v1 harbors:
- the LOC107281766 gene encoding small ribosomal subunit protein uS7cz/uS7cy, with the protein MSRRGTAEKRTAKSDPIFRNRLVNMVVNRIMKDGKKSLAYQILYRAVKKIQQKTETNPLLVLRQAIRRVTPNIGVKTRRNKKGSTRKVPIEIGSKQGRALAIRWLLEASQKRPGRNMAFKLSSELVDAAKGGGGAIRKKEATHRMAEANRALAHFR; encoded by the coding sequence ATGTCACGTCGAGGTACTGCAGAAAAAAGAACTGCAAAATCCGATCCAATTTTTCGTAATCGATTAGTTAACATGGTGGTTAACCGTATTATGAAAGACGGAAAAAAATCATTGGCTTATCAAATTCTCTATCGAGCCGTGAAAAAGATTCAACAAAAGACAGAAACAAATCCACTATTGGTTTTACGTCAAGCAATACGTAGAGTAACTCCCAATATAGGAGTAAAAACAAGACGTAATAAAAAAGGATCGACGCGGAAAGTTCCGATTGAAATAGGATCTAAACAAGGAAGAGCACTTGCCATTCGTTGGTTATTAGAAGCATCCCAAAAGCGTCCGGGTCGAAATATGGCTTTCAAATTAAGTTCCGAATTAGTAGATGCTGCCAAAGGGGGTGGGGGTGCCATACGCAAAAAGGAAGCGACTCATAGAATGGCAGAGGCAAATAGAGCTCTTGCACATTTTCGTTAA